The Pelagibacterium halotolerans B2 nucleotide sequence GCGGGCGCGTCACCGCCCCGGTCAAAAAGGGCGAACTTCTGACCGCCGCCAACGCGACGCCCGACATTTCGACCAAGCTTTTTGCCCTCCGGCAGCGCCAGGACGCGATGTTCGATCTCGGTCCACTGGCCGTGGGGGCCTAGTGCACCCAGGGTCCTTTGGGCGTCACAATGAGGAAGACCATGGCCGGACCTGAACTCGCCGCCATTATCGCAAACCTCCCCGCCACCGTTCCCTTCGTTGGTCCCGAGGTCATCGAGCGAAAAACGGGCATCAAATTCAGGGCAAGGCTGGGGGCCAACGAAAGCCCTTTCGGCCCGTCCCCCAAGGTCATCGCCGCCATCGCCGGGGCGGCATCCGATGTCTGGACGTATGGTGACTCTGAAAATTATGAACTAAAAGAAGCACTTGCCCGCCATCTGGGCACGCCGATGGAAACCATCACCATCGGTGAAGGGATCGATGGCCTGCTCGGGCTCACCTGCCGGCTTTATCTTGAACCGGGCGACAGGATCGTCACCTCGCTCGGCGCCTACCCCACTTTCAACTACCACGTCGCCGCCCAGGGCGCCGAATGCGTCACTGTCCCCTACGACAAAAACGACCGCGAAAGCCTCTCGGGGCTTTTGGACAGCGTTTTGGGCGTCAAACCCAAAATCGTCTATCTCGCCAACCCCGACAATCCGATGGGGACCTGGTGGGACGCGAGCGAAATCACCCGCTTCGTCGAGGCAGTTCCGGAGGACACCCTCATCATCCTCGATGAGGCCTATGGCGAAACCGCGCCCGCCGGCACGCTGCCGCCGATAACGCTCATGCGCCCTAACCTCTTGCGATATCGTACATTTTCAAAGGCCTATGGTCTTGCCGGCATGCGGGTCGGATACGCCATCGGTGCCCCGCGAACCATCGCGGGCTTCGATCGCATCCGCAATCATTTCGGCGTCACCAAGCTCTCCCAGATCGCCGCCACGGCAGCGCTTGCCGATCAGGATTATCTGGCCCGAACCATCGCCGCCATAGCCGCCGGACGCGACGAAATCATAAGCCGCACCAAGACCTTGGGCCTCAAACCCATCCCCTCGGCCACCAATTTTGTAGCGATCGATTGCGGCGCCGACGACACCTACGCGACAATGCTGCTCAACGGGATGCAGGCCCACGGCATCTTCATCCGCAAACCCGCCGCACCCGGCCTGAACCGCTGCATACGCATGAGCGTTGGCACGCCAAAGGACATCGCCCTTGCCTGCGATGTCCTTGAAGATATTATCAAAACAGAAAACCGATAAAAAATGCCCGCCGAAGCGGGCATTCTTTAAAACTCAGTTCGGGCTGGCCGGCGTGCCGCCGTCGACCGCAAACACCGGAATGTCGGTATCGGCTTCAACCGCAGCAGCAATTTGAATGATCTGGGCGGCCTGTTCGGGATCCGTGACTTCGCCGGCGACAGCGGTCAGACCAGCGGCGATCACCGCCGAGTTGCTCCCCTCTTCAAGAGAAGCCGCTGCAAGGTCGCCCGCGAGTACGCCGAGAGCAGCATCGGCATCTGCGGCCGGAAGGCCAGCCAGTGCCGCCACAAAAGCATCGATTGCAGCAAGACAGTCGGCCTCGATCGCATCGACCGGCGCACAGGCGGCAACCACGGCCGATGTATCAACTGTCTGGGAATAACCAGGCGCCACGACGGCTGCCGAAAGAAGGGCGGCCACGGCCGCTGACTTGATAAATTTCAACATATTGAGACGCCTCCAGGCGTAGAATGCACCGTTCCAATTTGAAGTCATACGTCAGGGTCGTTCATGAGTCAATAACCATGCGCTTGCCCGTCGCCGGCAAAATAGTGCTGGCAAATCAACAAGATTCTGCGCGTGGATCGGTTCCCTTTCTATTTACATCAAATTGTATTCAAACAAGCGACAAGTTTGAAATGGGCGGGTGTCATGATGGTTTCAGCAGAAAGCTTTGGGGGCGCTGCCGGGGGTCATCGATGGGCTCCGTGGGGCTCCCTTTTGTGGAGAACCACCGACCATGCGTATCACATCCCTTGTGTTCAGTGCCGCCCTGGCGCTCTCTCTTGCCGCCGCTGCGGCGCCCGCCCTCGCTTTGGCCCCCCAGCCCATCGACCGCACCGGTCTCTCCGGCTCGGTCATGCGCATCGCCACATCCTCGGCCACGGCCGCCCCCCTGGGCCTGCAGATCTTCTGCATGACATCGCCCGCCCACTGCGCCTCGGCACCCGCCGCCCAGGTGCAGATGGACACAAATCTCATGAGCGTCCTCAACACGGTCAATCGCTCGGTCAATGCCTCGATCCGCCCCCAAAGGCGCGCCACCCAGGTCTGGACCGTCGGCGCAAGGGTCGGGGACTGCAAGGATTATGCGATGAACAAGCGCGCCCAGCTCATCGCCCGCGGCGTGCCCGCCGGCGCCCTGCGCCTGGCCATCGGCTTTACAGCCCGCGGCGAGGGACATGCCGTGCTCGTGGTCCGCACCGATCAGGGCGACTATGTGCTCGACAACCTCACAAGCCAGATCAAGCCCTTCAGCCAGACAGGACACACGCTCACCGCAATGTCCTCAAACGACCCAAGGCGCTGGAACGCCATTTCCTGAAAACAAAACAAAAAGAAACAGGCCGGCTTGCCTTGCGGTTAACGCT carries:
- a CDS encoding pyridoxal phosphate-dependent aminotransferase; the encoded protein is MRKTMAGPELAAIIANLPATVPFVGPEVIERKTGIKFRARLGANESPFGPSPKVIAAIAGAASDVWTYGDSENYELKEALARHLGTPMETITIGEGIDGLLGLTCRLYLEPGDRIVTSLGAYPTFNYHVAAQGAECVTVPYDKNDRESLSGLLDSVLGVKPKIVYLANPDNPMGTWWDASEITRFVEAVPEDTLIILDEAYGETAPAGTLPPITLMRPNLLRYRTFSKAYGLAGMRVGYAIGAPRTIAGFDRIRNHFGVTKLSQIAATAALADQDYLARTIAAIAAGRDEIISRTKTLGLKPIPSATNFVAIDCGADDTYATMLLNGMQAHGIFIRKPAAPGLNRCIRMSVGTPKDIALACDVLEDIIKTENR
- a CDS encoding transglutaminase-like cysteine peptidase, which encodes MRITSLVFSAALALSLAAAAAPALALAPQPIDRTGLSGSVMRIATSSATAAPLGLQIFCMTSPAHCASAPAAQVQMDTNLMSVLNTVNRSVNASIRPQRRATQVWTVGARVGDCKDYAMNKRAQLIARGVPAGALRLAIGFTARGEGHAVLVVRTDQGDYVLDNLTSQIKPFSQTGHTLTAMSSNDPRRWNAIS